Part of the Egibacteraceae bacterium genome is shown below.
TGATGATGGCCGTCTACCCGCTCGTGTTCGCCGCGCTGCTCTTCAGCGTGGGCGTGTACGGGGTCCTGTCCCGGCGCAACGCCGTCCTGGTGCTGATGAGCGTCGAGCTGATGCTCGCCGCGGCCACCATCAACCTGGTCGTCTTCGGGCAGGTGGCCGCCGCGCAGCTCGGCGACGCCCTGCTGTCCGGCCAGGTGTTCGCGCTGTTCGTGATCGCCGTCGGCGCCGCCGAGGTGGGGGTTGGGCTCGCGATCGTGCTGCTGCTGTACCGCAACCGGGCGTCGGTCAACATCGACGACGCCGACCTGATGAAGTTCTGACCCGATCCAGGAGCTGCTGGTGAGCGAGTACGCCTGGCTGATCCCCGCCCTCCCGGCGGCGGCGGCGGCGAT
Proteins encoded:
- the nuoK gene encoding NADH-quinone oxidoreductase subunit NuoK, whose amino-acid sequence is MMAVYPLVFAALLFSVGVYGVLSRRNAVLVLMSVELMLAAATINLVVFGQVAAAQLGDALLSGQVFALFVIAVGAAEVGVGLAIVLLLYRNRASVNIDDADLMKF